DNA from Streptomyces sp. Edi4:
CTGAAATACCGTCCCCTCAACGGCAATTGATCATCAACAGTTGATCGCCTAGGAGGTTCGGCTCCCGTGGACGAGGCTGCGCGCACCTTCCTGCTGGAGAGGGGGAGGCCCGGAATTCGGTTGGCGGCCCGTGCCGCCCCCCGGCAGTTCGTCGGCCACGCAAGCCGTCCGGCCTCGACCGGCGCCACCTCAGGCGGCCCACGCGTACGAAGGGGGTGTGCGTGGGCGACACGACGCCGCGAGCAGCGACGTTCCCGAGCACGAACCCCGCTGGGCTGCCGCCTGCCACCACGCACCGGCCGAACCTGACTCTCGGAGATGAATCGCCGAGAGGTTGACCGGCAACGTGCACTACACCCCCAGGAGCAGCATGCAGCCCAGCTTCGTATCACGCCCCGCCATTCACCTCCCTGAGTACAGGGTCAGCACCGACGAGATCATCCGCGACATAATGGAGCACCACCCCGACCACCCCCGGCTGCGCGTCCTGCCGCGCATCATCGAAAACACGAGTGTGACCAGCCGGCGCTTCACCCGTCCCCTGGACTCCGAGGTCATTTCGGGCCGCGCCCCCGTGGAAACGCGTACCGCGGTCGCCTTGAACGACGCTTTGGACATGGCCGAGCGCGCGGCCCGGCAAACGCTCGACGACCACGGCCTGACAGCGGCGGACATCGACGCCGTGATCACCAGTCACTCCACTTCCTGGGGCGTACCGCAACTGGACGTACGGCTCATCAACGCGCTCGGCATGAAACCCACGACACGACACCATTCGGCCACCACGTTGGCGTGCGCCGGCGGCGTGCAGTCCTTGATCCGCGCCACCGAAATGGCAGCCGCCCTGCCCCGTGGCTCGAACGTCCTCGTCGTCGTCTCCGAGGTCATCAGCAGCATCTACAACCACGCGGACGACAGCGTCGAGTCCATGGTCTACAAGGCGCTGTTCGGCGATTCCGCCGGTGCGTGCATCGTCTCCAGCACACCCCTGGGCCCTGGTCTGCGTATCGACGACACCTGGCAGTACCTGCTGCCCGGGAGCGTCGACCGCTACCGGGGGCGTCTGGACGCCGCGGGGTTGCACTTCGACAGCACCAAAGAAGCGCCCCGAGCCGCGGCGGAGATCATGGATCCCCTGCTCGACTGGCTCGGTCCTTGGCGGCCCACTGTTCCCGTCATCCACCCGGGAGGCCCGGGCATCATCGACCACGTGACCCAGCGCCTCGGCCTTGACCCGCACACCGTCAGGCACTCACGGAACAGTCTGGCGGAGAACGGAAGTCTGGGGGGCGCCGCTGTCCTCGATATTCTCCGGCGGACCCACCTGGAGCACCCCGCCACGGGGGCCGAAACCCTCCTGTTGGCCTTCGGCCCGGGGTTTACCGGGGTGGCCTGCCGCGGCACCTGGGTCGCCTGAAGGGCGAGCGGCACGGCGAGGACGAGGGTGCGGTCGTCGTGATGCGGGTCCGGGGGGCGCGA
Protein-coding regions in this window:
- a CDS encoding PhlD; translated protein: MQPSFVSRPAIHLPEYRVSTDEIIRDIMEHHPDHPRLRVLPRIIENTSVTSRRFTRPLDSEVISGRAPVETRTAVALNDALDMAERAARQTLDDHGLTAADIDAVITSHSTSWGVPQLDVRLINALGMKPTTRHHSATTLACAGGVQSLIRATEMAAALPRGSNVLVVVSEVISSIYNHADDSVESMVYKALFGDSAGACIVSSTPLGPGLRIDDTWQYLLPGSVDRYRGRLDAAGLHFDSTKEAPRAAAEIMDPLLDWLGPWRPTVPVIHPGGPGIIDHVTQRLGLDPHTVRHSRNSLAENGSLGGAAVLDILRRTHLEHPATGAETLLLAFGPGFTGVACRGTWVA